The Spirochaetota bacterium genome contains the following window.
CCGCCGCTTTTTATCATTTCCATTATACGCACCACCGCCTGGGCCCGGGTAACGTTGTCCACGCCGATGCCCATGATGTTCGTGATCCTCGCATCGCTCAGATCGACCTGGTTATACTCGAGGATGAGATCCCGTTCCTCTTTGTATGAATCGTAATACACGGAATTGTCCTTCATGTGATCCTCCTCGTATCTCCTGATAATGACGACCCCGGGAATCCCCGGAACGCCATCCCAATACCTGTCGAAAGCCCGCAGTTTTATTGCAATGATGAGAATAATTATACCCGCTTGTCAGGCTGTCAATAAGAATTCTGATTATGTCTTATAGAAAAGACAACCATCTCACCGTATAATAAAATATCCCGCCCGATGTATCGGGACCGGGTATTTTGTCGCATAATGTTTTGCGCGCTCTCATACCCTGAGCAGAGCTCCTGGGTTTTCCCTCGATGCGATAAAAAAATGGTTGCATAAAACCATTCCGCTGATGATAACCTATCCATGAGAGGTTCCCCATGAGCAGGTTGAATGAAATCGTCTCTTTTATAAACTATGACTTCTCCAACAGGGTTGTCATCGAACCGGAAAAAAGATCAGAAAAGCTCCGCGAAAGCCTCTTCGACGTCATCTCGACCTACAATCCGGGCGTCATCGTTAAGGCCGGCCTGGGTAGCGGCCACCTTCTCTACGAGCTGGCCAAGGGCTCTGATGCGTATATCATCGCAGTGGAGCCATCAATGAATGTCATCAGGGAGTTTTTGAAGCGTCATGCCGGGGACCCAATCATGAGCCGGATACATCTCATTAACGGCGAGTTCAACGAGTTCCCCATCGATTATTACGCCGCGGACCTCCTTATCTGCATCGACAACCTGAATTTTCTCGAATCGGGGAAAGTCGTAGACGAGTTCAGGAGGGCCCTGCAGTTTGACGGCGTGCTTTTCATGGCCGGGGTGGTCCTCTTCGATGACGACATTGAGGGACTCTATGACGACTTCATGAAGGCGGCCTTCCCTCTCCATAACGATTACTACCTGCGTGATGATCTGAAGACCGTCCTTACGCTGAACGAGTTCAAGTTTGTCAAAGGCTCCATAGATTATTATCCGATCGACCTGTTCCTGCTGGCGAATTACCTCAATGCCTATTTTCAGAGTGGCACAGATGCGCCTCTGGGCATAATCGACGATAACCTTGACGAATTCGTCAAGCTCTATGATCTCGAGAAGAGCTTGATATCGGAACCGTACTATATCAGCATATATCTGCGGGAGAAGCCGAAAACAAATCAGTAAAAAATACTTGCGCCGGCGCCCTTTTCCTGTAAACAGGACATCTGCTCCTCGTATAAAGATATGAACAGTGAGGACATGGAATCGTGGAATTCATCGTTAACCCGTCTCGCCTGAAAGGAACCGTCGTCATACCCGGATCCAAGTCCCATACCATCCGGGCCCTGACCTTCGCCCTTCTCGGATCGGGAGAGTCAATTATCGAGGAGCCCCTTGATTCCGCCGACACCCGCTCATGCAGGTCCATGATACAAAAATTTGGCGCCCGCGTCGAGGCTTCCGAAGGCAAATGGAAGGTCACCGGCACCGGCGGCGCCATGGCCGCGCCCGATGATGTGATCGACGTGGGCAATTCGGGAACATCCCTCTATATCGGCCTCGGCATCGCATCCCTTGTTGACGGGTACACGGTGTTCACCGGCGACCACCAGATCCGCAGCCGCCCTGCCGAAGGCCTCATCGCGTCGATTAACGACCTGGGAGGCAAGGCCTTCTCATCAAGGGGCAATGGCATGCCGCCGATTGTTATCGGCGGGAGAATCATCGGCGGAGAAACATCGATTAAAGCCGTTACATCTCAATACCTGACGTCTCTTCTTATCGCCGCGCCGTGCGCTGCCGGGGATACGGTTATCCATGTTCCCCTTCTTAATGAAAAACCCTATGTTACTATGACCATGGGCTGGCATGACCGGTTAGGAATCAGGTATACCACCGATAACTATAGGTCATTTTCAGTGCCGGGGGGGCAGAAATACCCTTCTTTTCGTGAATATATCGCAGCGGATTTCTCATCAGCGACATTCTTTCTGGTTGCGGCGGCAATTACCGGTTCTGAGATCATCCTTAAGGGACCTGATTGGAATGACACGCAGGGCGACAAAGAGGTGGTCAATATTCTTAAAGTAATGGGTGCCGAAGTCAGCATTGGAGAAAAAACGATAACAATACGGGGAGGCAGCCTCAAGGGGGGCGTCTTTGATCTTAACGCCATTCCGGATGCCCTCCCGGCGTTGTCAGTGGCTGCCTGTTTTGCCGAGGGGGAAACCAGCCTTATCAATGTACCTCAGGCGCGTCTCAAGGAGACCGATCGCATCAAGGTTATGCATGATGAACTCATCAAGATGGGTGCAAACATAGAGGAACGGCCAGATGGTCTTATCATACGAAAAAGCTCACTCCGTGGATGTCGGGTAAATGGCCATTACGATCACCGTATCGCAATGGCCCTGGCAGTGGCTGGGCTAGCTTCAGAGGGAAAAACGATTATAGAAACGGCCGAATCGGCTACAGTAACATTTCCAAATTTTTCCGACCTGATGGTATCCATTGGTGCGGATATTAAACGAAGGGAGTAAGGTAATGGCGGTACGAGGAATACGGGGCGCCACTACTGCCCCGGCCAATACAAAAAGCGATATTATTGCCAGGACAAAAGAAATGCTGGAAGCATTGGTAAAGCTTAATGATATTAACATTGAGGATATAGCATCGGCCATTTTCTCAGTAACTGACGACCTTAATGCCGAATTCCCGGCAGTGGCCGCCCGTCAGATGGGGTGGATTTATACACCTCTTTTTTGCACGATGGAAATACCCGTTCAGGGCAGCCTTAAAAGCTGTATTCGTGTGCTCCTACATGTCAATATGGACCGGCCACAGGAAGAAATAAAACACGTTTATCTCCACGAAGCCGAGAAACTAAGGCCGGATATTGGCACATCAAACAATAATAAGTTTTATACATCGGAAAAATAATGCTGTCCGGGACCTTAGTTATTATCTAGTCCTTTATAAACTTACTCCGCACAAAAAAAATCACAACACCCGCCAACACAACGCCAATAGCGAACAATGACG
Protein-coding sequences here:
- the aroH gene encoding chorismate mutase → MAVRGIRGATTAPANTKSDIIARTKEMLEALVKLNDINIEDIASAIFSVTDDLNAEFPAVAARQMGWIYTPLFCTMEIPVQGSLKSCIRVLLHVNMDRPQEEIKHVYLHEAEKLRPDIGTSNNNKFYTSEK
- the aroA gene encoding 3-phosphoshikimate 1-carboxyvinyltransferase, whose product is MEFIVNPSRLKGTVVIPGSKSHTIRALTFALLGSGESIIEEPLDSADTRSCRSMIQKFGARVEASEGKWKVTGTGGAMAAPDDVIDVGNSGTSLYIGLGIASLVDGYTVFTGDHQIRSRPAEGLIASINDLGGKAFSSRGNGMPPIVIGGRIIGGETSIKAVTSQYLTSLLIAAPCAAGDTVIHVPLLNEKPYVTMTMGWHDRLGIRYTTDNYRSFSVPGGQKYPSFREYIAADFSSATFFLVAAAITGSEIILKGPDWNDTQGDKEVVNILKVMGAEVSIGEKTITIRGGSLKGGVFDLNAIPDALPALSVAACFAEGETSLINVPQARLKETDRIKVMHDELIKMGANIEERPDGLIIRKSSLRGCRVNGHYDHRIAMALAVAGLASEGKTIIETAESATVTFPNFSDLMVSIGADIKRRE
- a CDS encoding class I SAM-dependent methyltransferase, encoding MSRLNEIVSFINYDFSNRVVIEPEKRSEKLRESLFDVISTYNPGVIVKAGLGSGHLLYELAKGSDAYIIAVEPSMNVIREFLKRHAGDPIMSRIHLINGEFNEFPIDYYAADLLICIDNLNFLESGKVVDEFRRALQFDGVLFMAGVVLFDDDIEGLYDDFMKAAFPLHNDYYLRDDLKTVLTLNEFKFVKGSIDYYPIDLFLLANYLNAYFQSGTDAPLGIIDDNLDEFVKLYDLEKSLISEPYYISIYLREKPKTNQ